Proteins found in one Saccharomyces mikatae IFO 1815 strain IFO1815 genome assembly, chromosome: 5 genomic segment:
- the PMD1 gene encoding Pmd1p (similar to Saccharomyces cerevisiae PMD1 (YER132C) and MDS3 (YGL197W); ancestral locus Anc_8.157) yields the protein MTVLQPPSSVCYPLNLPIVPNPNLDEATRKKLTLECRTGAAVELVRSGVFVHGGLTLPLNLAIINSLQLQKELILYFGKQKHRNADFKTLADWISPEIFFLDLISRTWQRIITTVDTTSENESNNDYHFKERLLHSMCFTESNIYIFGGLIVSPHNGYELIATNELWKLDLKTKCWTLVSVNPQITRRFNHSMHILNENNEKQDTKLIIVGGLDNMDIPVKKIDIFNLRTNSWESESKSDEKPDSKRSSKILVNIDGMPISLSHDSNFSVLIENNEAEIPTLALYCPQHDSNTSRRGTDDNSFSNNTHKLDDQSKLPKQQQQHHHHGNLKYFESDDADYNAVKTLMSPIVILPLLGNSQGARMTSNPTQNNKENSVLQIPFHLQYPSGNYFNYNIVVTGFYPDPRSSNLYCFVYNIASGKWIRVNIVCTGCSVGMHRFWKLLIWKSHHQALLLGTKSDDFYSPSVQKFDHILAFSLPMLNGYNKLVNTKHNSASSGIPNHNSKLSLNLYNHLTFSNLPTIGQKTPYAITQEHSFDDSRLPGLTSSTTSQFENYSRYITVPLEMESTSSIFPPYAMVLGKDALEIFGKTLSDFEFITADGDSIGVPVYLLRKRWGRYFDSLLSNGYANTSFNYEFNGDPSNIISFPPHTTSKTTKIGNSSRSSNGSLEKYFTKSVDNKSNSNTSLKKPHSVDFASSTSSPKQRALSHSKLSPSEPTFFTDDRGSRSNNLKQDKTVDVSLQETDTSNKKPISTTCSSTGMVFRVPFQDTRNSKLGLSEHSGVSARASSASPPPVYGKPTNNDNNSNRTLSSTPPFFQGASIVGATRNNSIDDNFSSIRRASHPLQSHIIAKSSPNSISKAGFAEQTSSRRKSSALRFIASPHQSRQTSFASTASTASVVSSTSGRRRNSNQVSHLGGSASSSSSPVLPVLNIPLPPQEKIPLEPLPPVPKALSRRSSSLADYLQFGRDSPMTSRRSSHSTRKSSSSDARRISNSSLLRSTLDSQLLNNSCGSDIPYEASVQDYGMSNGTGEVEDEDNEDYSCVSPSNIKPIFSTINAININGNFKEGEFLSSKSYINSEKGRRLSYISNPESVESTNSNNNAIIELEPLLTPRSLYMPWSTASVRAFAEFFYTAQINGKWLLAPVTLDLLVMAKIYEIPILYELITEVMYKIISKKEESLSVTCQAILNLLQQKVSRYCNENEGKIKKTLYSNDLYQDTLEIKRSLANIDNGYIDLYLLRNTSMAQSIHYTDDSNGDTETDIHHTRVSSIGSLANRAVPTVFAGGPRNSHNSIGSIAFPISTSVQNSRRSVSLFSPAVKKKSSLSRETDPLDISNRIVDDLETPNSQHDISSNSAKVANDKEEQNEQATLQNMSNLDKSKIETSQRRKYDCTEDLDSNADPLRNNEIQNSSNSSNLNTDLFTHDCFDSDSGSSFRSDSDDLDSQLGILPFTKMNKKLQEQTSQEFDDSIDPLYKIGPSTPGSSRFHGSFSKYIKPSSQREDSPEYVNISSLENMVSPNALPPVDYVMKSIYRTSVLVNDNNLMTRTKEAIELSKILKRLKKKVLQDISQMDDEMREAGKPTFARGSSSPTLSRQHSDIATPLKQQTNTRPAWKVASSSPISEGFRKSSSKFAQVPSTQVSPRTSVTDFTASQQRRQHTNKRFSTQTTHSTSSLFMNPAFMPPAVTTGHKESEGHKENAFAGTNKANEKDGTTSSENDNSNSFPFFGKRK from the coding sequence ATGACCGTATTGCAACCACCGTCTAGCGTTTGTTATCCGCTCAACCTCCCTATTGTGCCAAATCCAAATTTAGATGAAGCAACGAGAAAGAAGCTTACGTTAGAATGCAGAACTGGTGCTGCAGTAGAACTAGTCCGCTCAGGCGTCTTTGTTCATGGTGGTCTTACATTACCTTTAAATTTGGCCATCATAAATTCCCTACAATTACAGAAAGAGCTGATACTATATTTTGGGAAGCAGAAACATAGAAATGCGGATTTTAAAACGTTAGCTGATTGGATAAGCCCtgaaatattctttcttgatttaATTTCAAGAACATGGCAAAGAATAATCACTACTGTAGATACCACTTCAGAAAATGAGTCGAACAACGATTATCACTTCAAAGAGAGGTTGCTTCATTCGATGTGCTTTACAGAATCTAATATTTATATCTTTGGGGGTCTGATAGTTTCACCTCATAATGGCTATGAACTCATAGCGACAAACGAGTTATGGAAACTGGATTTGAAGACAAAGTGTTGGACTTTGGTAAGTGTAAATCCTCAAATAACAAGACGATTCAATCACAGCATGCACATtctaaatgaaaataatgaaaagcaAGATACGAAACTAATTATAGTAGGTGGTTTAGATAATATGGATATTCctgtcaaaaaaattgatatatTCAATTTACGTACGAATTCATGGGAATCGGAATCAAAATCGGACGAAAAACCAGATTCAAAGCGATCATCAAAGATATTGGTTAATATTGATGGAATGCCAATTTCTCTATCTCACGATTCGAATTTTTCAGTCCTTATTGAGAATAATGAAGCGGAAATTCCTACACTGGCGTTATATTGCCCTCAACACGATTCAAACACTTCTAGAAGGGGAACTGACGATAACAGCTTTTCCAATAATACTCATAAGTTGGATGATCAATCAAAACTACccaaacaacaacaacaacatcatcatcacgGCAATCTTAAGTACTTCGAAAGCGATGATGCAGATTACAATGCAGTCAAGACACTCATGTCGCCCATTGTAATCTTGCCGTTACTTGGAAACTCTCAGGGTGCTAGGATGACATCAAATCCTACAcaaaacaacaaagaaaactcTGTTCTACAAATACCCTTTCACTTACAATATCCCTCTGGTAATTACTTTAATTATAATATCGTCGTAACAGGATTCTATCCAGATCCCCGATCTTCCAACCTGTATTGTTTCGTTTATAATATCGCTAGTGGCAAATGGATTAGAGTAAACATAGTATGCACTGGATGTAGTGTGGGTATGCACAGATTTTGGAAACTTTTGATCTGGAAATCTCATCATCAAGCTTTATTGCTTGGTACTAAATCAGATGATTTTTATTCACCTAGTGTTCAAAAATTCGATCACATTTTAGCATTTTCTCTACCAATGCTAAATGGTTACAATAAATTAGTGAACACAAAACACAACAGCGCCAGTAGTGGCATACCCAATCATAACTCAAAGTTGAGTTTAAATCTCTATAATCACCTTACATTCTCTAACTTACCAACAATTGGGCAGAAAACACCGTACGCTATAACTCAAGAACATTCCTTTGATGACTCGAGGCTTCCGGGTTTGACTTCAAGCACGACCTcacaatttgaaaattactCAAGATACATTACTGTCCCATTAGAAATGGAATCGACCAGCTCTATATTTCCGCCATATGCTATGGTTTTAGGTAAAGATGCTTTAGAGATATTTGGCAAGACGTTATCcgattttgaatttattaCTGCTGATGGTGATTCTATTGGTGTACCAGTATATTTGTTAAGGAAAAGATGGGGAAGATACTTTGACTCACTTTTATCTAACGGTTATGCAAATACATCATTTAATTATGAGTTCAATGGTGACCCTTCTAACATCATAAGCTTTCCACCTCACACTACCTCAAAGACCACCAAGATTGGTAACTCGAGCCGGTCATCTAACGGCTCCTTAGAAAAATACTTTACAAAAAGTGTTGATAATAAATCAAACAGTAACACAAGTCTTAAAAAACCGCATAGCGTTGACTTTGCGTCATCAACATCATCGCCTAAGCAGCGGGCCCTTTCGCATAGTAAATTATCCCCCTCAGAACCAACTTTCTTTACGGATGATAGGGGGAGTCGATCAAATAATTTAAAACAAGATAAAACTGTCGACGTTAGTCTGCAAGAAACAGATACATCTAACAAAAAGCCAATCTCAACCACTTGTTCCTCTACTGGTATGGTCTTTAGAGTTCCCTTTCAAGAtacaagaaattcaaagttAGGACTTTCTGAACACTCTGGTGTCTCTGCTCGGGCAAGCTCTGCTTCACCCCCTCCAGTATACGGAAAACCTACaaacaatgataataatagcaaTCGTACACTCTCCAGTACCCCCCCATTTTTCCAGGGAGCCTCCATAGTAGGTGCTACGAGAAATAATTCGATAGACGACAACTTTTCATCCATTCGGCGTGCCTCACATCCTCTTCAATCTCACATCATAGCCAAATCTTCACCCAATAGTATATCAAAAGCTGGCTTCGCTGAACAAACTTCATCACGTCGAAAATCATCCGCATTAAGGTTTATAGCTAGTCCGCATCAGTCGAGGCAAACTTCATTTGCTTCTACTGCTAGTACCGCCTCTGTTGTTAGTTCCACATCAGGAAGAAGGCGAAACTCGAACCAGGTTTCTCATTTAGGAGGATCTGCAAGTTCTTCTAGCTCGCCTGTTTTACCAGTGTTGAATATCCCATTGCCCCCACAGGAAAAGATTCCGTTAGAACCGTTACCGCCAGTGCCAAAAGCGCTTTCAAGAAGGAGCAGTTCCCTGGCAGATTACCTTCAGTTTGGTAGAGATAGCCCGATGACGTCAAGAAGGTCTTCTCACTCAACTAGAAAATCGAGTTCTTCAGATGCGAGACGCATTTCTAACTCTTCTTTACTGAGAAGTACTTTAGATTCGCAATTACTGAATAATAGTTGTGGCAGTGATATTCCTTATGAAGCAAGTGTCCAAGATTATGGTATGAGTAACGGGACAGGCGAAgtagaagatgaagataatgaagacTATAGCTGTGTTTCACCTTCTAATATAAAACCCATCTTTTCCACCATTAATGCAATTAATATAAATggaaattttaaagaagGTGAATTCCTTTCTTCGAAATCGTACATTAATAGTGAGAAAGGTAGAAGACTCTCTTATATTTCAAACCCCGAAAGTGTAGAAAGTACGAACTCGAACAATAACGCAATTATCGAACTCGAACCCCTATTAACACCAAGATCATTGTACATGCCTTGGTCTACTGCCTCTGTAAGAGCGTTTGCAGAGTTCTTTTATACCGCACAAATCAACGGTAAGTGGCTATTAGCACCTGTGACTTTGGACCTTCTTGTTATGGCCAAAATATATGAAATTCCGATTCTATACGAGCTGATAACAGAAGTAATGTATAAAATAATCAgcaaaaaggaagaaagtCTTTCAGTTACTTGCCAGGCAATTCTGAATTTGCTCCAACAAAAGGTCTCAAGATACTgcaatgaaaatgaaggcaaaataaagaaaacattatATTCCAACGACTTATATCAGGACACCCTAGAGATTAAACGTTCCCTAGCAAATATAGATAACGGATACATTGATTTATACCTTTTACGGAACACTTCCATGGCACAATCCATACATTACACAGACGACAGCAATGGTGACACTGAGACAGATATACATCACACGAGAGTTTCCAGTATAGGATCACTTGCCAATAGGGCTGTTCCTACTGTTTTCGCTGGTGGCCCCAGGAACAGCCATAATTCGATCGGGTCAATCGCATTTCCAATTAGTACGAGTGTTCAAAATTCTCGCCGCTCTGTATCGTTATTTAGCCCAGCagtgaagaagaaatccaGCTTAAGTAGAGAAACAGATCCACTAGATATCTCTAATCGAATAGTCGATGATCTGGAAACCCCCAATTCTCAACACGATATCAGCAGTAATTCAGCAAAAGTTGCTAACGATAAAGAGGAACAAAACGAACAAGCTACGCTCCAGAATATGTCAAACTTAGATAAAAGTAAGATAGAAACATCACAGAGGAGAAAGTACGACTGTACAGAAGACTTGGACAGTAATGCTGATCCCTTAAGGAACAACGAAATACAAAACAGTTCTAATTCATCAAATCTAAATACAGACTTGTTTACTCATGATTGTTTTGATAGTGATTCAGGTTCCTCCTTTCGCTCTGATTCAGATGATCTTGACTCACAGCTAGGTATTTTACCTTTCacaaaaatgaataaaaaactaCAAGAGCAGACATCTCAGGAATTCGATGATTCCATCGATCCTCTTTATAAAATTGGACCCAGCACTCCAGGTTCGTCGAGATTTCATGGATCATTTTCCAAGTATATCAAGCCTAGTTCGCAAAGGGAGGACAGTCCGGAGTATGTTAACATCTCTAGTTTGGAAAATATGGTTTCGCCCAATGCACTACCCCCTGTCGACTATGTCATGAAGTCTATTTATAGGACTTCCGTTTTGGTCAACGACAATAACCTGATGACTCGCACGAAAGAAGCAATTGAGCTAtctaaaattttgaaaaggttgaaaaagaaggtaTTGCAAGATATCTCACAAATGGATGATGAAATGAGAGAGGCTGGTAAACCAACTTTTGCACGTGGATCTTCTTCCCCTACCTTGAGTAGGCAACATTCTGATATCGCAACACCTTTGAAACAGCAAACAAATACAAGGCCAGCCTGGAAAGTGGCATCTAGTTCGCCAATTTCAGAAGGATTTAGAAAATCGTCAAGCAAATTCGCACAGGTACCTTCTACTCAGGTCTCGCCCAGAACATCAGTTACTGATTTTACTGCATCTCAACAACGTAGACAACATACGAATAAAAGGTTCAGTACTCAGACGACGCATTCTACATCCTCTCTATTCATGAATCCTGCTTTTATGCCTCCTGCAGTGACGACTGGGCACAAGGAGAGCGAAGGACATAAAGAGAATGCATTTGCGGGTACCAACAAAGCAAACGAAAAAGATGGGACAACTTCAAGCGAGAACGATAATAGTAACTCATTTCCTTTCTTCGGTAAACGGAagtaa
- the GLC7 gene encoding type 1 serine/threonine-protein phosphatase catalytic subunit GLC7 (similar to Saccharomyces cerevisiae GLC7 (YER133W); ancestral locus Anc_8.159), producing MDSQPVDVDNIIDRLLEVRGSKPGQQVDLEENEIRYLCSKARSIFIKQPILLELEAPIKICGDIHGQYYDLLRLFEYGGFPPESNYLFLGDYVDRGKQSLETICLLLAYKIKYPENFFILRGNHECASINRIYGFYDECKRRYNIKLWKTFTDCFNCLPIAAIIDEKIFCMHGGLSPDLNSMEQIRRVMRPTDIPDVGLLCDLLWSDPDKDIVGWSENDRGVSFTFGPDVVNRFLQKQDMELICRAHQVVEDGYEFFSKRQLVTLFSAPNYCGEFDNAGAMMSVDESLLCSFQILKPAQKSLPRQTGGRKKK from the exons ATGGACTCACAACCAGTTGACGTTGATAATATCATCGATAGATTATTGGAAGTAAGAGGATCTAAGCCAGGTCAACAAGTTGAtctagaagaaaatgaaatcagATACTTATGTTCGAAAGCCAGATCTATATTCATAAAGCAACCAATTTTACTAGAGTTAGAAGCCCCAATTAAA atATGTGGTGACATTCATGGTCAATATTACGATTTGCTACGTCTTTTCGAGTATGGTGGATTTCCTCCAGAGTCTAATTATCTATTTTTGGGTGATTATGTTGACCGTGGTAAACAATCTTTAGAAACGATTTGTCTATTATTAGCTTACAAAATCAAGTAtcctgaaaatttttttattttaagAGGTAACCATGAATGTGCTTCCATTAATAGGATCTACGGGTTTTACGATGAATGTAAAAGACGTTATAATATCAAACTTTGGAAAACCTTCACAGACTGCTTCAATTGTTTACCAATTGCTGCCATTATTGatgagaaaattttctgtATGCATGGTGGTCTCTCACCGGATTTGAATAGTATGGAACAAATTAGAAGGGTGATGAGACCAACAGATATTCCCGATGTTGGTTTATTATGTGATTTGTTGTGGTCAGATCCGGATAAAGATATTGTAGGTTGGAGTGAAAACGATAGAGGTGTTTCTTTCACTTTTGGTCCTGATGTGGTAAACAGATTTTTACAGAAACAAGACATGGAGTTGATTTGTAGAGCTCATCAAGTCGTAGAAGATGGTTACGAATTCTTTAGTAAAAGACAGTTGGTGACACTATTCAGCGCTCCAAACTACTGTGGTGAATTTGATAATGCAGGTGCAATGATGAGTGTCGATGAAAGTTTATTATGTTCTTTCCAAATTCTAAAACCAGCTCAGAAAAGTTTACCAAGGCAAACTGGAggtagaaagaaaaaataa
- the SMKI05G2160 gene encoding uncharacterized protein: MLNLARLSSAAFQSADRILNYNNAFYITQQGALANFLTDYGLARLDIELIREKSVDGYLLLYQAADPDIIGVNSLTAQKLLICTDRVLPEAYVSFYAHGEYAVRGGW; the protein is encoded by the coding sequence ATGCTCAATTTAGCACGATTAAGTAGTGCAGCATTCCAATCAGCTGATAGGATActcaactacaacaatgCATTTTATATCACTCAGCAAGGCGCTCTGGCTAACTTCTTGACGGATTACGGGCTGGCAAGACTTGATATAGAGCTAATCAGAGAAAAATCGGTTGATGGCTACTTACTATTGTACCAAGCTGCTGATCCAGATATTATTGGAGTTAATAGTTTGACGGCACAGAAGCTTCTGATTTGTACCGACCGCGTACTACCTGAAGCATATGTAAGCTTCTATGCTCATGGTGAGTACGCTGTACGTGGAGGTTGGTAA